The genomic window TGTGATCATTTCATATGTGTCTATGATATCAGATGAATTAGAATGAAGTTCCCCCTTTTAAAGAGAACCtttcattactttcatgctgAGTGAACCATCATTGGGCAGTCCCCTTTGGcttctgcctgcctgcctgccccaTTTTACCCAGGATGGgacagattaaagggaaccattcaccccgtggcccccgttagaaacagacaaacagttacataaaggtcaatatacttaccatatcgctcccggtcccgtcccggatcttgttgttgacacggagaaatcgccgattcttcttctcgcgcccattatggtaatgagcgccgccggcccgaagtccagccttctccccgcctccgacacttgattgacgccgggtcttcttcctccttgtcttctttcttctcgccggatcccgcgcaggcgccgtgacggtcgttttcggcgcatgcgcagttcacaattgaagccgctccacagcttcaatgtttactgcgcgtgcgccgattgtcagagctgaagtgacgtgttggacttcgcgcatgcgcggtacacaggaacgtcacgagcacgtatcctgtttaccgcgcaggcgcagaagagatgacgagaccttcgcaacggcgcctgcgcgggaattcgtgaggagactgaagactgaagacgtcaatcaagttccaggaggcgtggatgggcggcgacgagaagaggacctcatgaataagttggactcgtccgtcgtttcctatggacgttggactcatctcagctcattaccataatgggcgggagaagaagaatcggcgatttctccgtgtcaacaacgagatccgggacgggaccgggagcgatatggtaagtatattgacctttatgtaactgtttgtctgtttctaacgggggccacggggtgaatggttccctttaaccaatcaaggctggcagggagaggtaagctgcTGGGAAGTACCCTAATGGCTCGTGGTTTAGGCAGCATAAAAGCAAAGTccggttccctttaatgtttccTTATTGTAGTCTTCCAGATCTCTGTTCTTTCCAGCTGAACATGTTATTCACAAGCGTGATGCACTAGACCTAGTGTCAGGCTTTGTTATGCTTAACTGtagcagtaatttttttttttcactgattttgtaaCTCTTGAATAAAGGACCTCTTTTCTATGCTTTGAAACTGGGAATGTGATGTAGTTTCTCTGTTTTGCTGTCTACAAACTTTTATTGAAATGGCATGTTTTACGATCTTACCTGATTGTGCAACTttataagagttttttttttttttaatgaattttgtTTGACCTGTATGTATGATTATGGAATGAtaagaaaaaaatctaaacagAGTGTTTGAATAAACTCAACCTAAAAGCATAAATAtctgcttgtttgctcctttctACTGAGAGATAtatacctatttttttttattaatttttttttaaccataaaaatacattttatatttatctCATGCCTCACATTATGTTTTTATCGCAGGATTACTTTTAAGGCTGTGCTCACACATGgtacatttttgttttgtttttacctcAATTTCCccagtgaaagctgagctgagattggttgctgtggacagttcacaccagtttctattgtacacagtttgataaatatggGTCCTTttgtttacaagaaaaaaaaactataattatatattttgCCAATTTTCAACATTTGCATTTATCAGTTTACACAGTCATACTACACAGCTATTTTAACAATTAACAGGTGTCTGcttttttaaattcaattttaGGGGTTTAGAAGGTGTAAAAGTAGAGCATGAACGTTTTAAAAACATATTCATGCACCAATTTAGTTCTGCAGTAGCTTTAAGGAACCTATAAATAAGAACATCACCATAAATCATGCTGGTTTtgacaattaaccccttaaatgatttaaaactaatggtgcgtttacacagatttatctgacagatcttcgaagccaaaaccaggaacagactattatcagacaacagatcataaaggaaagacagggatctatcctcttcaaatccattcctggctttggcttcaaaaatctgtcagataaatctgtctgtgtaaacacacccttagagGTGAaatttaaacattttattttaatccATCTTTTTGTAATGCAGATGTTAACTGTCCAACTTAATTTTTGATTTCCCCCCTTTCAGGTGATTTAGAAATACCACTATATGCagaaactacccccccccccccccatctatagtcCTTTTCTTTTCACAAGAGGTAATGAGAAATTGCATTATTAATACAAATGCTTTTTCTAAATGGCAGTACCCTATAGTTCAGTAATGGCATTCTACCAAAACTGCAatacccatcatacctgggcaccCAAAGCCATGTCTTTGGTTGTCCAGGAATCATGAGAGTGCGAAGGTTCACCATCACTGGTATAGGTGGACATAGGCAGCTGATTGGGGTTTTCCAGAAGTTCGTGCACAATTGATGTTGCAGGGTGACAACTGCAATCTTTCCCATTTTGCTAGCAATATGTTGTCTTATAGGAGACAAACACCTCTACATTTAAACCTTTGTAAAAAATTGCACTACTCAGGAGTTATGCTTAGGCAAACTTGGCACTAAAATTATCAATCACTATCCTAATTCTGTTGCTTAATTTCAGCGTTGTGTATGGATTTTCCCCCCATTTTCTGGTAGCAGGAGCCTTGAATAGTTAAAGGAAAAACTGACAGCTATCATTGTATGTAAACTCCTACATGGAAGGCTGTAAttggccacaaccacacaacatGGCCATTCACTGATAAAGACCACCCATTGGCCAGAAAGAGCAAAGATTTAGATCATtgaattacaaagttatactgaatcttttcccacataaCTATCAAGCAGACTATCCTGGTCAGAACATACTACACCCAGCAAATCCCCCTTTTCTTTCCCATGAACTGGTTTCAGGTTTTCTTCTTTGTCATGCCTTTGGTATATGCGAACATACATTACAAATACACATAgcatttagataaaaaaaaaatattcagtacATTTGTTTAATGAGTAAAAGAAAAAGTGGAATGAAAAACAAGCAAACTATGCTTATTGACCTCACAGGTAAGTGGCTTACTGCTCTGGCCACTGCTTCACTTCTGTCCATTCACACACAAAGCATCTGCTGCATATATCTATGTAACTAAATGATTGAacaccatcaaatcttctgcagaccCTGTTAATGTAAATTGAACCTTACACTAGATTTTGTACAAGcccaattgtgttttttttctgtttaacaaTGTTTTACctccagattttttatttttttttaagaaaccatatgtataaaaataaataaatgggcaCCCAAAATACGTAACATGAATCAAGAACCAGAGTGGATGCTAGCAATATTTTCCAAATCATTCAGGACCTGTAAAATGAAGCATGATATTACAGGTTAGACACGTATAGTTATGACAGATACTCAATAGTATACGCTGACTGAGATATTTACCGTGTTAATGTTTGGCCTCTTATTTTTCATTTGGTTTAAGCACCGACTAGAAATGCAGTACATTTTCTCTATTATGTGTAGCTTTGCATCTTTCATCTTTTTATCCATATACTCCTcaatagttttttcttcctcCTCAATTTCTTCTTTGATATCAAGCTAAGAAAAGAAACAATTTACTATGTAAACTATTCAGTTGATACACTGTGATGAAGAGTAAAGtaattttgttttcattttgcaaGGTCCACAACATAGTGAAAAATGCAGCCTTTTTAAAATGGATTATGTAGGACTACcacattgatagcctatccttaaaggggttatccagcgctacgaaaacatggccactttcttccagagacagcaccactcttgtctccagctcaactgtggtttgcaataaaactccatcaattcaatggaactaatttgcaaaacctgcacccaaactggagacaacagctttgctgtctctggaagaaagtggccatgtttttatagtgctggaACCCCTCTTTAACTCCTTCAGGACTAGAGCCCATATTTCAAATCTGACATGCCTCACTGTAGTCTTAATGCAGTTATTACGGTTATAGCTCCATGatactttaaagaggttttccaggaaaaattaactttttccctatccacaacATTGGgtaaagtaggagatcgcaggagGTTCAATCTCTGTATCAGGCCCCGCTGGCTTTGTAGGAAAAAGGACCTCCTCTACTTATGTAGCATTCAGAAAGCAGATACCTCCTCTTTGGTTAGTAAAAGGGGCGATAacatgaacttaaaggggtattccactcaggcaaaatacatgttaaatcatcccccctTCCTGAAGACTCATAATTCGTTCCATAAATGTCATTGCCTTCTCTGTCTCCTTGCCCCATTTCTGAGACTGCTGCTTTcctctgaagacacagaaaactgtgtgtgagctgttatcTCCGTCCCCCCCTGCCTTCTGAGACGGCAGATGTGACAGTGTTCCTGGTCGGCTGTTTCTATACTCTGTGAGGCCGGAAGGATTAATCATAGTAAGGTCACAAGTAATTTCACCTTAGATTAGAGTTAATCTAAGGTGAAGTTACACGTGACCTTACTATGATTAACCCTTCCGGCCTCACAGAATACAGAAACAGCCGGCCAGAGACACTGTTTACACAGTGCAGGGACAACCAGACAGTATGTTGTAAGTTCCCTCTAGTCTGTATATATTCACAATGTATGTCTACCAATCAGGATTTTGGGcttgagtataattttttttgtacttagTGCTAGACATTACAGTTGATCTAATTTTACCTTCCTAATTTAATTACTACTATACAAATATTTTTAGCAATAAAAAAGTTACCAGTAAAGCTGGATTCCGCTCCTCATCAAATGGCGCAAGTCCAGAAATTATTTCCAGCAATACCTAgaaacatggtgttaagtaaaTGGATTACAAACAGGCATTTGTCATACATTGAGGAAGTCATCTCTGAAGTTGCTATAGAAAGCCTATTATGCACAAGTCACTTACCACTCCAAAGCTGAATATATCAGATTTTATAGTGACCTCTCCCCGGAGAGCCTCTGGGGCCATGTAGGCTGTGGTGCCTACAATTCTTTCTGTCATCATGGTCTGTGCCAGATGTCCAGTAGCTCTTGCAAGGCCAAAGTCAGAGATTTTGGGAATAAAATTATCATCCAGAAGAATATTtgcactaaaagaaaaaaaaaaactaatataaaATGCAACAATATTGGGCTACGTTTATGCTCTGCTATGAACGGTTGTTGTTTAATGCTACCTCCGGCTGAAAttgatgatcatgattattaattTTTGCcataggtagcattaaacaatggTTGTTCATGGCGGAACGGACGTTTGTacagtgtggaaacatagccaacAGTTCTGTCATCATCACTGACCTTTTAATGTCTCTGTGGACGTGATTGTTTTCATGTAAATATCTAATACCATGTGCTGTTCCTAATACAATATTACATCTTCTACTCCAGGACAATGGAGGTGTGCTAttctaaaagaaaaacaaaagttaCATACACATAACAGTCACAAACTTTAATATCATTACTTCCTTCTCACAAATACATAACACTTACCAGACAAGCCAGCCGGTCCAGAAGAGAACCATTAGACATGTATGTGTAAACCAGGCAATAACTGTTACCATCATTAGAGAAGCCGAGTAGTTTCACAATGTTTTCATGATGACATCTTGGAAGACACAAGATGAAATGGAAGTATACCCCAATATACCCATATTACCATTTGTTATCTCTTAGTTAATTCTATGGCACATGCAGAACCGTGTCCCACTCTGAATATGTTGTTGAGCTGTCTGACCCTTAAATGGAACCAATTAGCAGAATTGTGCTGATTAGGTTCCCAGCAGGTCTTAATAGATGTGGTAAGGATCCTCCCTACCATGTCCTGGGATGCTCCTTTTGTACCTTTTTATGCTGGCAAAACATCTTTTACTGCCATGCGCGAAGAGAATTACTCATCTGGGCTAGTCACTTCTCTGTCCTGTTAGCACGTGCTGCagaggtgattgacaggcaaggaggcccaTTAGAGTCCGCTAACAGGCCTTCTTGTCTGTCAAtcacctccttgcctgtcaatgaaaggacagagagccgtgactagttccCGGCTCTCTCCCTGCCTTGCGCGCAGCAGTAAAAGACATTTTGCCAGCATAAGACAGTACCAAAGGAGCAACCCAGGACATGGTAGGGAGGTTCTATTAAGCACTGGTGGGAAcctaatcagcacaattgtgctgattggttcctattaaccctttaaggaagcagccaattttttgccttttttaaaatctgacatgTCTCATTTAATGTGGCAATGCCTTCAGGAAGCTTTAACTTATCCATGCAATTTGagtgttttttgtgacatattgtccTTTATGCtagtggttaaaggagaagtccggccaaaattattttttttatatgttattacttatgaaaagttatacaattttctaatgtacattaattatgggaaatgctcatatactgctatttcccttaatttagtgtatcagaaagtgttagaattatctcagaagcagtgacgtcacaacgaaaggtgtaattcctatggagtgtccagcagggggcgctctttatatagaagtcaatgagtaccattgacttctatatatagtgcgcccctgctggacactccataggaattacagtgtatgtaatgtaatgttatgcactgtacttttggggacttcatgaatacatttatagaatactttggggagcaagtgtccttgctccccaaagtatcccataaatgtattcaatgaatatatttgcagggcaccgagcagggagggag from Dendropsophus ebraccatus isolate aDenEbr1 chromosome 1, aDenEbr1.pat, whole genome shotgun sequence includes these protein-coding regions:
- the IRAK4 gene encoding interleukin-1 receptor-associated kinase 4 isoform X2, which translates into the protein MDELQKLPTETSSKTEHGTLVSQSTEPEENDEETSGFGIFSYNELKRITRDFDERPLSEGGSKLGEGGFGVVFQGYLKNTKVAVKKLTSMTDASLQDLKDQFEQEIKTMAQCHHENIVKLLGFSNDGNSYCLVYTYMSNGSLLDRLACLNSTPPLSWSRRCNIVLGTAHGIRYLHENNHVHRDIKSANILLDDNFIPKISDFGLARATGHLAQTMMTERIVGTTAYMAPEALRGEVTIKSDIFSFGVVLLEIISGLAPFDEERNPALLLDIKEEIEEEEKTIEEYMDKKMKDAKLHIIEKMYCISSRCLNQMKNKRPNINTVLNDLENIASIHSGS
- the IRAK4 gene encoding interleukin-1 receptor-associated kinase 4 isoform X1, translated to MSKTVSPSTYVRNLSPGLLRQLADFLDPQEGWKRLAVDIRKASGESRYTQFHIRRFEGVIQKGKSPTHELLYDWGTTNCTVQDLTDLLLRNEFLMAASLFPYEPASSSSCPTLPMDELQKLPTETSSKTEHGTLVSQSTEPEENDEETSGFGIFSYNELKRITRDFDERPLSEGGSKLGEGGFGVVFQGYLKNTKVAVKKLTSMTDASLQDLKDQFEQEIKTMAQCHHENIVKLLGFSNDGNSYCLVYTYMSNGSLLDRLACLNSTPPLSWSRRCNIVLGTAHGIRYLHENNHVHRDIKSANILLDDNFIPKISDFGLARATGHLAQTMMTERIVGTTAYMAPEALRGEVTIKSDIFSFGVVLLEIISGLAPFDEERNPALLLDIKEEIEEEEKTIEEYMDKKMKDAKLHIIEKMYCISSRCLNQMKNKRPNINTVLNDLENIASIHSGS